The Setaria viridis chromosome 2, Setaria_viridis_v4.0, whole genome shotgun sequence DNA window CACAGTGAAACATGTAGAAATAGTAATTAGAACATTgatgcttaactattgcaacatatatCGAGCTgtccaatttttttaatattccgGATGTCCTAAAATAATCTCGGTACCTACCAATATTACAAATTGGATTCGAGCCACTAGCATAAAATATGTATATGTTGACCCACAACTTAAGCATGCAAGCTGTAAGCACAGCCAGATGCGTGATTTGCGTCGTTTAATAAGCTCTTGGTCATCTTTCGAACGATTATACGGTGTACAAATTACCAACGCGCTGCTAAATTATGGAATCGGAGGAGGCTGTGCAGAACAGAGAGAGTGATGCCGACCGACAGCTAAGCTGTTGCTGAACAAGAAACCAATGGAGAAGAAGGAATGGCTCAACAAAAGAAGGCCAGGCCCATTTGACTTTGCAGCCCAAGAATAGGCCTAGAGTACACACAGCCCAGAGAAAGGTAGTTATAGGCCGGGCCCAGTTATATGGATAGGTCTAAGCTTTTTTGTGGCCTAGTTTGTGATGGTTAGAAGTTAGAACGAGGGACCCAAAGATCCTTCCATGGATGCAAAAGAACGAGATCTACAACGATTCGATCGTGTTATACTACctagcaaaaataaaacaccCAAACCTATCGTGTCAGAGCAACTTCAAAGCTCCCTTACAGCTTATATTACCCCCAAATCTTATTTAGGGAGAAAACCAGACTCCAACAAGTCCCctattcttaaaaaaaaatacagtgaTGCTAAAAATCCTCATGTCCCCCCGCATATTTCCGCATGATGCTCCTCCCTCAATCGCCCCCGTTTCTCCTTTCTCGTGCGCATCGAGGTCGAGCCCACACCATGCTGGATGCCCTCCCACGCGAGGTTCGCCACGTCGAGGCACGTCACCATCACCACTAGGCCGCTCTCCCCCATTCCGTGCATCTGGTGGGGCGCCTTCtcgtagtggcgatggtggtcCGGCAGATGGGAAGTGACGTCAGGAGCCCCGTCACACGATTCCTCTACCGCCGCCTTCTACCTTTCCTCCACCGCCCACAATTCCGGCGAGATGGATGGCTAATGAGAGGATGCACCGTTGCAGTAGGGGCTGGAGGAGGCACGGCACTAGATCGTGCGGCCTAGTGTCAGGCCGTGGAGCACGCGATGGAGACGGACCTGGAGCGCGTCGTGGCACGTGACATGGAGCTTGGTGAGCGGCTCTAGCAGGTGGGCGCCAACGGCAGGCGGGGGTACAGGGCGTGCAGCGCAGAGGATGGgtgcgtgctgctgctgcggtgcCGGCACCTGCGTTTGTGCCGCGGGTGTGAGGTGGCTGCCGAGGAGTGCCCATAGACAGCAGCAGCTACTGCCGGTGCTTGAGTTCTGTGCAAAGGTCTTGGTGCTgacggaagagataaggttgcAAGTTGGCTTGATTAAATTGAGTAGTAACACATTGTGTTGGATTTGGTGTATCGATTGAATTTGTGAGATGAAAATTGCATGATGATTGCCCGATTAGACACAGAAGGAGGAcatgctgctgcttgcttgcttcgtGGAACAGGATATGCGAGAGCTGATGATATGCTTGGTCCGGCTGCCTCAGATCATGGCGGAGGAGCTCTTTTCTTGGAGGTCGTGAGAGACAGGGAAAGATCGTGAGGGGATGGTGAGGGCAGCCTAACTGGATTGGGCCCATTCGTGATGATGTggtctgttttgaaatattggggagGCTAGTTTTTGGAGATTTGCTGCGGGATGataatattttagaaaaaaaaattttaGAAGAGCCTCCAATATATAATTTTGAGGGAGAATTTTTTAGGAGACTCTTGAAGCTGCTCTTATTGTAGTTAATCTAGGGAGGCTACCCATAGTGGTAATTGTGAGTGTTTTGCGGTGTAGTCGTTTGCACCAATCTTCCTATTAGCTCTCCTAATAAATGGCAGCCGAAGATATAGATACGGTATATCTTCAGCTGCCATTTATTAATTCTATTATTCGGGAGAGATCAAACCATATCTTTGTCATTTACGAATAGCTGATTTTATTTTGCTACTGCCTTCTTCTAGTTCTATGTAAACAACTAGGACGTAGGAGATAGCACAACAAATCCAAACTAGGTAAGTCGTTGGTCCAGACGACAAAGCAATACGTAGCCATTGCTCTCCATATCATCAGATCATGTCGCGCGTCAAGAAGCATAGTATAGTGTTTTTTGTTCTTAGCTGCTCTTGTTGTGATGACACAGTTTTCTCTACTTGTAATGCAGATGGTAAGTCGTGGTACGCGAACTAGCCACCCAGCCAAAATCTGATACGCGATAATACTTGTTCCTTACTTCCTTGTAGTTTTTGATATGTGTTCTTTGTATCATCACAATATTTTGAGCTGACTTCTATGTTCAAACCATAGGATCTTCCTTTTCCATGTGCTGAGTTATTACTTTTACAACCTTAAAGTTTTTGCTAATGCTCAAATTATATACCACCCCCGTTCCTTTTTAAATTAATGACGTTCATACCAAAAAGTTTAGCCGCACAAAGCTCCTGTATCTTTGCTTTGTTTTTGTGGTCTACTAATTAATTGGTGCGGGGATGAACGCTTATCTCTCTCACAAAGAAAAGTTTTGTTTCGTAACAAGTCGTCGCGGTTCATCCTTAATTTGTATTTTGcgcaaataaacaaaaaaaaagaagattatGGGATTGCAGAAGTAATTAAATTGAGCAGATAAAAGATGATCTACACATAGTATGCAACCAAACGAACAAGATATATTAAGATGGTGTGACAGCATTATCAGCACAGTTGATCGATGATGACAAACTATAGCATTATCAACACAGTTGACACCAAAACCTAGACCACCAATAAGCATGGACGAAGAATTGTTTATTCCGTAaactactagctagctaggcacCTAATCCGAACTGACTAACCGAAACTATCTAATCCAAATCTTCTCGTCCATTTCTGTTATTCCAATCGATCGATGGCCATCAGAAGTGCTCGAGGTTGGAGACTCCGAGGAACGCCATGATTGGGCCCTGGAGCAGCTGCATGACGGCCCTCCATCCGGCCTGCGTGGGGTGGTCGTTGTCCCAGAAGAAGTACTCCTCCGGGTGTTCGCAGAGCGAGTAGCGCCCGTCGAGGCCGCAGTAGTCGCCGGCGTCTTCGTCGTTGGCCTCGCAGCAGGGCCGGAGGCGCTCCTTGAACTGCTTCCCGTAGAGCGTCGACCCTTCCTTGGGCTCCACCAGGTCCCTCACCACGCTGTTCACGTCCAGGAGCATcacgtcctcctcgccgcccagcCGGTCACGGAGCGCCGTGTTGTGCACATCGGAGACCCAGTTGCGGCTGTCGTCGCAGGAGCTGTAGGGGTCGCTGGATTGCCTCGTCAGCCACGGCGTGCAGCCGTACGAGATCACCGTGTTCACCAGGACCTTGGGGACGCCCAGGTCCTGCAGATCCGACACGATGCTCGCCAACTCATCGATCACCTTCGATATCGTATCGTTCATCGCCTGCAAATGCAATGGGATTAAATATAATGATCCATCAATATTCTACTACGTAGATGTGTATATACATCATATACATACAGCAAATACCCAGGATACTACTCACGTCGTTATTGGCGTATGCGTAGTCGTCGCCGGAGTAGGCGAGGAGCGCCACCGAGTCCCTCAGGTCCTTGCGCTCCACCACGCCGTCCCTGATCAGGTTCCTCAGCTGCTGGACCTGCGCCCTGAGCTTGGGCACGCCCGCCGGCGTATCCAGCGCGACGGAGCCGCCGACGGCGAAGTTCAGGCCGGCGGCGTCGATGCCGTCGTCCCAGTCGTCGTACGTGTAGGGCGGGGGTGACTCGCTGCGGCCCATGATCTTGGCCAGAAAGTCCGGCTGCACCAGGCCGTCGGAGAAGCGGCCGCTCGGCTGCCTGCCGTGCGCCGTGTCCGACATGCCGAAGGGGGAGCGCCACGAGCGGGAGCCGTAGCCGAGTTGGGGGTCCGAGTCGCCGTTGCCGGTGTCGGCGAAGTCGTCCCCGAACACCAACAGCTTCTTGGGCTTGGCATCAGCAGGGGGGCTATCggtatcatcatcatcatcagaaggGGGGCTATCGGtatcaccatcatcatcagtaGGGGGGCTATCGATATCATGATGGTGGCCGTGGTGACGGTGGCGCCGCTGGGACGacacgtcgccggcggccaccgctcGGGACTCCGCCACACGGCTTGCGCCTGCATGCATATGCAGCCGTAGGTAAGTAGATGCAACAACACATACATATCACATGCATGAGATATAACGGTACGAATGCTAATGTTGACGATAGAGTAGCTTACTGTTGAGCAGCAAGAAGAGGACGAAACAGCTAACGGCGAAAGAATTCATGGTCGAGAGGCGAATGAACAgatcagattttttttctacgAGAAAGGAGCTGAGAGAAGTTTGGCTCTCTGTGCTAGGGAGGGAACACGTACGAGTTATTTATAGCCTAGCACCAAACAAAATTAGGGATTTTGAAGAGCTCTATCTCTAGCgcttatttgtttttttatctgTTGCGGATTTCAAAGAGCTCTATCTCTAGCGCTGTATCTTAACTACATACAGAGCTTTATCTCTTAACAAAATGAGCTTTTTGAAGTTTGGCGGCCCGAGGATGACGCGCGGCATCGAGCTGAAGGTGGAGCCGGCCCACCTGTTAGCGATCGCTACATTAACTGAGACGCCACCGTCCAGCGCGGTTAGAGACATTCTGATTCCGTTCGATGTGGATTCCAAGAAATGAGCTTTTTTTTACACAGTACTAAGTAGGATTTTGTTGCATATCACGTAACAAAATCCATTTTTAACTCTGCATTTAACTCTCTATCCAAATTGTTAAAAAAATTTCTCTCCATATTGAGTTACTCCCTTCAACAAACTATCCATTTTCCACCCTCCAAATCCTAATAGTTAGTTTCCTCTCTAAAAATCTACACTATCCATTCACTTCAACAGCCTCTCCATTTCGCACTACAACAGACTTTCCATTTCACACTCTCCATTTTGCATATTTGGCAAGCCAAACCTGCTTGCCAAGTTTGAAGATTGTGGAAGGGTATTTGGCAAGCCGGATGGGATGGCCATCCAGATAGCAActttgttggagttgctcttaggtttgtcctaagtccaactttgaccaagtttatagaaaagtACAACAACATCTACAATACCTAATTTGTTTCGTTGAATGCACCAaggaatatattttgatagtacatatgtttggttgtatttttctataaatttggtcaaagtttaatagatttgacttaggacaaacctaatgtgacatgtaaaaaaacCCGAAAGGAGTATATAGGATCGTTCATGATTATGAATGATTAtgaataatttagtaattattattttgtaaaatgtgatatttcaaatggaatggaCTTTTAGACTTTAAGCTAGtgccaaaaaaatattatagtgatgtcattttgtgtttttttttatcatgataTCTTTATACTAGTTATGTATACTGCCTATACCACATGTAAAGTTTTCAGTGGTATATAA harbors:
- the LOC117846146 gene encoding GDSL esterase/lipase At5g03600 translates to MNSFAVSCFVLFLLLNSASRVAESRAVAAGDVSSQRRHRHHGHHHDIDSPPTDDDGDTDSPPSDDDDDTDSPPADAKPKKLLVFGDDFADTGNGDSDPQLGYGSRSWRSPFGMSDTAHGRQPSGRFSDGLVQPDFLAKIMGRSESPPPYTYDDWDDGIDAAGLNFAVGGSVALDTPAGVPKLRAQVQQLRNLIRDGVVERKDLRDSVALLAYSGDDYAYANNDAMNDTISKVIDELASIVSDLQDLGVPKVLVNTVISYGCTPWLTRQSSDPYSSCDDSRNWVSDVHNTALRDRLGGEEDVMLLDVNSVVRDLVEPKEGSTLYGKQFKERLRPCCEANDEDAGDYCGLDGRYSLCEHPEEYFFWDNDHPTQAGWRAVMQLLQGPIMAFLGVSNLEHF